The following are encoded together in the Microbacterium hatanonis genome:
- a CDS encoding SLC13 family permease: protein MDAVKLAVIGIVLLVAGGVGLLTGVLTTDDALTIADRVWPILLFVVAVTIVAELASSAGVFDAVAAVLARVARGRARVLWALTVVLAVFVTAFLSLDTTAVLLTPVVIALARRHRLDPVPFVFVTVVLANTASLALPVSNLTNLLAADVLGTHDPLPFLALVGPSALVAALVSIAVLAAVFLRRVPVRFSDAPPLRTVDRPLLVVSAVVTALLLPALVVGLPPWMPASAAAVVLVIVFAVRARRTLRLQMVPWQLVVFASGLFLAVGVLEGLGSQALLANVVGNGEDLFSLWQVAGIGALAANIGNNLPAYLALESTAGSPARLAALLIGVNAGPLITPWASLATLLWHDRLRSQGVEISWRRFIVLGCLIGPLTVAAAVVPLALRG from the coding sequence ATGGATGCCGTGAAGCTCGCGGTCATCGGCATCGTTCTGCTCGTCGCCGGGGGCGTCGGGCTGCTCACGGGCGTCCTCACGACCGACGACGCACTGACGATCGCCGATCGCGTCTGGCCCATCCTGCTCTTCGTCGTGGCGGTGACGATCGTCGCCGAACTCGCGTCGTCGGCGGGTGTCTTCGACGCCGTCGCCGCGGTGCTCGCACGGGTCGCCCGCGGCCGCGCGCGCGTGCTCTGGGCGCTCACCGTCGTACTCGCCGTGTTCGTCACGGCCTTCCTGTCGCTCGACACGACCGCCGTGCTGCTGACGCCCGTGGTCATCGCCCTCGCCCGCCGGCACCGCCTGGACCCCGTTCCGTTCGTCTTCGTCACGGTCGTGCTCGCGAACACCGCGTCGCTCGCCCTGCCGGTGTCGAACCTCACGAACCTGCTCGCCGCCGACGTCCTCGGCACTCACGACCCGCTGCCCTTCCTCGCGCTCGTGGGCCCGTCCGCGCTGGTGGCCGCCCTCGTCTCCATCGCGGTGCTCGCCGCGGTGTTCCTCCGCCGGGTGCCGGTGCGGTTCTCGGACGCGCCCCCGCTGCGCACCGTCGATCGACCGCTGCTCGTCGTCTCGGCGGTCGTGACGGCCCTGCTGCTTCCGGCGCTCGTGGTCGGGCTCCCGCCGTGGATGCCGGCGTCAGCGGCCGCCGTCGTGCTGGTGATCGTCTTCGCGGTGCGCGCTCGGCGGACTCTGCGGCTGCAGATGGTGCCATGGCAGCTCGTCGTCTTCGCCTCGGGACTCTTCCTCGCCGTCGGGGTGCTCGAAGGCCTCGGGTCGCAGGCCCTCCTGGCGAACGTGGTGGGCAACGGGGAAGACCTCTTCTCCCTCTGGCAGGTCGCCGGAATCGGTGCGCTCGCCGCCAACATCGGCAACAACCTTCCGGCCTACCTCGCGCTCGAGTCAACGGCCGGCTCGCCCGCCCGACTCGCCGCTCTGCTGATCGGCGTCAACGCCGGACCGCTGATCACACCGTGGGCATCCCTCGCGACGCTGCTGTGGCACGACCGGCTGCGCTCGCAGGGCGTCGAGATCTCGTGGCGGCGATTCATCGTGCTGGGGTGCCTCATCGGTCCGCTGACCGTCGCCGCCGCCGTCGTGCCGCTCGCCCTGCGCGGGTAG
- a CDS encoding alpha/beta hydrolase family protein, producing the protein MARRLTAPPRPRRHRLTVLPSAPGFLTVPATESTMQAGEWGVFLDSGAHLRVSGEPRRNGPTVTWRIDERCGPPEEGRRAAWSGIVAVDPASAARTYVDHPVPARAGAVPTWFFDSAPGDEHPVWAVHIFGLGSTRSGMLRSVGIASDEGIPSAVPAYRNTLEGPTVGRGRSHLGATEVDDVADVLGALSVTGGERFVLFGWSMGAQIALQLADSAAWGSRIDRLVLDSPVLDWRSVLDANAARAKVPPRLARLAIPWLEGRRRARAVGLSSPVDLDRLDWVRRAERITQPVLVHHGSRDWSVPLDDSRAFAERAPRATLVPSAGGHTTGWNAGPADYIASTARFLRADDV; encoded by the coding sequence ATGGCGCGGCGTCTCACCGCCCCGCCGCGTCCCCGGCGACACCGCCTGACCGTTCTGCCGTCGGCTCCCGGCTTCCTCACGGTGCCCGCCACGGAATCGACCATGCAGGCAGGGGAGTGGGGCGTCTTCCTCGACAGCGGCGCGCACCTGCGCGTCTCAGGCGAGCCACGACGGAACGGGCCGACGGTGACGTGGCGGATCGACGAGCGCTGCGGGCCACCGGAGGAGGGCCGGCGCGCGGCGTGGAGCGGCATCGTCGCGGTCGACCCCGCGTCAGCGGCACGCACCTACGTCGATCACCCGGTCCCCGCGCGAGCCGGCGCCGTGCCCACATGGTTCTTCGACAGCGCACCGGGCGACGAGCACCCGGTATGGGCCGTTCACATCTTCGGTCTCGGGTCGACCCGATCGGGCATGTTGCGGAGCGTCGGCATCGCCTCTGATGAGGGGATCCCGTCCGCCGTTCCCGCATATCGCAACACGCTCGAGGGGCCGACGGTGGGCCGCGGCCGGTCGCACCTCGGCGCGACGGAGGTCGACGACGTCGCGGATGTGCTCGGCGCGCTGTCCGTGACTGGCGGGGAGAGATTCGTGCTCTTCGGGTGGTCCATGGGCGCGCAGATAGCCCTGCAGTTGGCGGACAGCGCCGCCTGGGGTTCTCGGATCGACCGCCTGGTTCTCGATTCTCCGGTGCTCGACTGGCGAAGCGTCCTGGACGCGAATGCGGCGCGAGCGAAGGTCCCGCCGAGGCTCGCGCGTCTCGCCATCCCGTGGCTCGAGGGGCGTCGTCGCGCTCGGGCCGTGGGCTTGTCGTCACCGGTGGATCTCGACCGGCTGGACTGGGTGCGCCGAGCCGAGCGCATCACGCAGCCCGTGCTCGTCCATCACGGATCCCGCGACTGGTCCGTACCCCTCGACGACTCCCGGGCATTCGCGGAGCGCGCACCCCGTGCCACCCTGGTGCCTTCCGCGGGCGGCCACACGACAGGATGGAATGCCGGGCCGGCCGACTACATCGCGAGCACCGCGCGCTTCCTCAGAGCCGACGACGTCTGA
- a CDS encoding DUF6545 domain-containing protein, translating into MVELTISALMWALVVVLVVFRRARKERSVLYAAITIAVTMMLNNDDLYMLVDGWFGARDIVHLLSAIILMVGVHFLAQGISRAGAPRYLRGVPALVVLWAAIVVTTVAFFLVPHRGGTSESFMREYGDYPAAAVYSCAQYVYFLIVFSALLLTAVSTIRQSTLTRERIAGALLLVGSLCTMALSVTVIGMSTAQLIGGLPAAEPWRPAYYGLQVSTFLFLTAGLASAPIVRWVGQSRRERNVRRYLDRITPLWQEAIEARASLRLETAEVDATHRLHRRIVEIRDAAMDGRNQFALTADDRRLLAEAEDRLGAGAV; encoded by the coding sequence ATGGTGGAACTCACCATCAGCGCCCTGATGTGGGCGCTCGTCGTCGTCCTCGTCGTCTTCCGCCGCGCCCGGAAGGAACGCTCCGTCCTCTACGCCGCCATCACCATCGCCGTCACCATGATGCTCAACAACGACGACCTCTACATGCTCGTCGACGGGTGGTTCGGCGCCCGCGACATCGTGCACCTGCTCAGCGCCATCATCCTCATGGTCGGCGTGCACTTCCTCGCGCAGGGGATATCTCGAGCCGGCGCCCCGCGATATCTCCGCGGGGTCCCCGCGCTGGTGGTGCTGTGGGCTGCCATCGTCGTCACCACGGTCGCATTCTTCCTCGTGCCGCATCGGGGCGGCACGAGCGAGAGCTTCATGCGCGAGTACGGCGATTACCCCGCGGCCGCGGTCTACTCCTGCGCGCAATACGTCTACTTCCTCATCGTCTTCAGCGCACTTCTCCTGACCGCGGTCTCGACCATCCGGCAGAGCACCCTCACCCGCGAGCGGATCGCGGGCGCGCTCCTGCTCGTCGGATCGCTCTGCACGATGGCTCTGTCCGTCACCGTCATCGGGATGAGCACCGCTCAGCTCATCGGTGGGCTCCCCGCGGCCGAGCCGTGGCGCCCCGCCTACTACGGCCTCCAGGTCAGCACCTTCCTCTTCCTCACCGCCGGTCTGGCGTCCGCGCCGATCGTGCGATGGGTCGGGCAGTCTCGACGGGAGCGGAATGTCCGTCGGTACCTCGACCGCATCACCCCTCTCTGGCAGGAAGCCATCGAAGCTCGCGCCTCGCTCCGCCTCGAGACGGCCGAGGTCGACGCCACCCACCGACTCCACCGCCGCATCGTGGAGATCCGCGACGCCGCCATGGACGGCCGGAATCAATTCGCTCTCACCGCCGACGATCGCCGGCTGCTCGCCGAGGCGGAGGACCGGCTCGGCGCGGGCGCAGTGTGA
- a CDS encoding excalibur calcium-binding domain-containing protein produces the protein MLHVASVLAILGDFYFMRLHTRVGSAAIAFLLLMTLAPAAATALESAPTESFHDVDVLSDQAPAATMSVESAAAAEPVSVYRFWSPVYQAHFFTTDVAERDAINARWSNIWTYEGPRYTAFSTQVAGTIPLYRFWSAQLNGHFYTADVSERDAVIARWPDTWSYEGVAYYVYPNTTSAPDTVPVARFWSSASQHHFYTASVTERDGVIRNWSATWSYEGDNFRVPAAGVPVDQPPVPNPGPSQPGNPGDTKNCSDFRNYTEAKAWFDTYYPYYGDIAKLDGNNDGIPCESLPGAP, from the coding sequence ATGCTCCATGTCGCGAGCGTCCTCGCGATCCTGGGGGATTTTTACTTCATGCGTCTACACACGCGCGTCGGCAGCGCCGCTATCGCCTTCCTGCTTCTCATGACTCTCGCGCCCGCTGCGGCGACCGCCCTCGAGTCCGCGCCGACCGAGTCGTTCCACGACGTGGACGTTCTGAGCGATCAAGCTCCCGCCGCGACCATGTCAGTCGAATCCGCGGCTGCCGCCGAGCCCGTATCGGTGTACCGGTTCTGGAGCCCTGTCTACCAAGCGCACTTCTTCACGACGGACGTTGCCGAGCGCGATGCCATCAACGCGCGATGGTCCAACATCTGGACGTACGAAGGGCCGAGGTACACCGCGTTTTCGACTCAAGTAGCCGGCACGATTCCTTTGTATCGATTCTGGTCCGCACAGCTGAACGGCCACTTCTACACGGCTGATGTGTCCGAGCGCGACGCGGTCATCGCTCGATGGCCCGACACGTGGTCTTACGAAGGGGTCGCGTACTACGTCTATCCGAACACCACCAGTGCCCCCGATACCGTTCCGGTTGCTCGCTTCTGGAGCTCGGCCTCCCAGCACCACTTCTATACCGCGAGCGTGACGGAGCGCGATGGCGTTATTCGCAACTGGTCTGCGACCTGGTCCTATGAGGGCGATAATTTCCGAGTTCCTGCTGCCGGTGTCCCCGTCGACCAGCCGCCCGTCCCAAATCCCGGTCCCTCCCAGCCGGGTAATCCCGGCGACACGAAGAACTGCTCCGACTTCCGCAATTACACGGAGGCGAAGGCGTGGTTCGACACGTACTACCCCTACTACGGGGATATCGCCAAGCTCGACGGGAACAACGACGGGATTCCCTGCGAGAGTCTTCCCGGCGCTCCGTAG
- a CDS encoding GNAT family N-acetyltransferase, translated as MSVVLRPWNRSDASALSDAFQSTPDLATQFGDADLSTRPAAEAFIEQALRLDEHVKNWAVVEDGVAVGNVGASAIEFRHETAWMYYWLAASARGRGYATGALIAASDWAFENGLYRLELGHRVNNPGSCRVATAAGFRVEGIEREKLRYGSDRYDVETHARLAVDPAPEAAAVVSMTG; from the coding sequence GTGAGTGTCGTGCTTCGCCCGTGGAACCGCAGCGATGCTTCGGCGCTGAGCGACGCCTTTCAGAGCACTCCCGATCTGGCGACTCAGTTCGGCGACGCCGACCTGTCGACCAGGCCAGCCGCTGAGGCGTTCATCGAACAGGCGTTGCGACTCGACGAGCACGTGAAGAACTGGGCTGTCGTCGAGGATGGCGTTGCCGTCGGCAACGTCGGAGCGTCCGCGATCGAGTTTCGGCACGAGACCGCGTGGATGTACTACTGGCTTGCGGCCTCAGCGCGCGGCAGGGGGTATGCGACCGGGGCTCTCATCGCCGCGAGCGACTGGGCCTTTGAGAACGGGCTGTACCGGCTCGAGCTCGGGCACCGGGTGAACAATCCGGGCTCATGTCGGGTGGCGACCGCGGCGGGTTTCCGAGTCGAGGGCATCGAGCGAGAGAAGCTCCGTTACGGGAGCGACCGTTACGACGTCGAGACGCACGCCCGGCTGGCTGTCGACCCCGCTCCCGAGGCTGCAGCCGTGGTGTCGATGACAGGATGA
- a CDS encoding type II toxin-antitoxin system PemK/MazF family toxin, with protein sequence MSLLSRLGSVLARALRPSGRAPVSDSARVTAVDSPGRSGATATRAVSPPSARGLTIAYAPMRDGDADAGEIVWTWVPYEENDGRGKDRPVLVIAPHDADHVYAVRLTSTPHQGSRDFVPLGAGEWDPQRRPSWVDIEQLYSVHVRGLRREASALPRDRFAVVAAALRQRYGWRISAR encoded by the coding sequence GTGAGCCTTCTCAGCCGCCTCGGTTCCGTTCTCGCCCGCGCCCTCCGTCCGAGCGGACGGGCGCCCGTCTCGGATTCCGCGCGCGTCACCGCCGTCGACAGCCCCGGACGGTCCGGCGCGACCGCCACGAGGGCGGTGAGCCCTCCGTCGGCCCGGGGTCTGACGATCGCGTACGCGCCGATGCGCGACGGCGACGCAGACGCCGGCGAGATCGTGTGGACCTGGGTGCCGTACGAGGAGAACGACGGACGCGGGAAGGACCGCCCCGTGCTGGTGATCGCGCCACACGATGCCGATCACGTGTACGCGGTGCGCCTCACGAGCACCCCGCACCAGGGCTCGCGCGACTTCGTGCCGCTCGGGGCGGGGGAGTGGGACCCCCAGCGGCGCCCCTCGTGGGTCGACATCGAGCAGCTCTACAGCGTCCACGTGCGCGGCCTGAGGCGCGAAGCATCCGCTCTTCCGCGCGACCGCTTCGCCGTCGTCGCCGCCGCGCTGCGCCAGCGCTACGGCTGGCGCATCTCCGCGCGCTGA
- a CDS encoding ammonium transporter, whose translation MDSGNLAWAVAATALVLFMTPGVAFFYGGLVKAKSVVSMMMMSFGALGLISVLWILYGFNMSAVDSTWAFAGNPFADLGLASLDDNALVGAAYGATFAIITVALISGAIADRAKFGAWMIFAGIWATVVYFPVAAWVWGGGWIMGLGETFGFDVSVIDYAGGTAVHINAGAAALALSLVLGRRVLFQKGVHKPHNVPLVMLGAAILWFGWFGFNAGAEGTFGLLGTEDSSVGLIIVNTIGATAAAIIGWLIVEKLKDGKATSVGAASGAVAGLVAITPACANLTPGWALLLGIVTGAVCALAIELKWKWGFDDSLDVVGIHLVGGLIGTIYLGFFATETGLFVGGNADQLVVQVIAALGVLIYSFVVAFIIGFAIEKTIGFRVKNEDEIAGIDTTVHGEEGYALVETNP comes from the coding sequence ATGGACAGCGGAAATCTCGCCTGGGCCGTCGCCGCAACGGCGCTCGTGCTCTTTATGACGCCCGGTGTGGCGTTCTTCTACGGCGGTCTGGTCAAGGCCAAGAGCGTCGTCAGCATGATGATGATGAGCTTCGGCGCGCTCGGACTGATCAGCGTGCTCTGGATCCTGTACGGCTTCAACATGAGCGCCGTCGACAGCACCTGGGCCTTCGCCGGAAACCCCTTCGCCGACCTCGGTCTGGCGTCGCTCGATGACAACGCCCTCGTCGGAGCCGCTTACGGCGCGACGTTCGCGATCATCACCGTCGCGCTCATCTCGGGTGCGATCGCCGACCGCGCCAAGTTCGGCGCCTGGATGATCTTCGCCGGCATCTGGGCCACCGTGGTCTACTTCCCCGTCGCAGCCTGGGTCTGGGGCGGCGGCTGGATCATGGGCCTCGGTGAGACCTTCGGCTTCGACGTCAGCGTCATCGACTACGCCGGTGGAACCGCGGTGCACATCAACGCCGGTGCCGCCGCGCTCGCGCTGTCGCTCGTGCTCGGACGCCGCGTGCTCTTCCAGAAGGGCGTTCACAAGCCCCACAACGTGCCGCTCGTCATGCTCGGTGCCGCCATCCTGTGGTTCGGCTGGTTCGGCTTCAATGCCGGCGCCGAGGGCACGTTCGGCCTGCTGGGCACCGAGGACTCCTCGGTCGGCCTCATCATCGTCAACACGATCGGTGCGACCGCGGCCGCCATCATCGGTTGGCTCATCGTCGAGAAGCTCAAGGACGGCAAGGCCACGTCGGTCGGCGCCGCATCCGGTGCCGTCGCCGGTCTGGTCGCCATCACCCCCGCGTGTGCGAACCTCACCCCCGGCTGGGCTCTGCTGCTGGGTATCGTCACGGGTGCCGTCTGCGCCCTGGCCATCGAGCTCAAGTGGAAGTGGGGCTTCGACGACTCGCTCGACGTGGTCGGCATCCACCTCGTCGGTGGTCTCATCGGAACCATCTACCTCGGCTTCTTCGCCACCGAGACCGGCCTGTTCGTCGGCGGCAACGCCGACCAGCTGGTGGTCCAGGTCATCGCCGCCCTCGGCGTGCTGATCTACTCGTTCGTCGTCGCCTTCATCATCGGCTTCGCGATCGAGAAGACCATCGGCTTCCGCGTCAAGAACGAAGACGAGATCGCCGGCATCGACACCACCGTTCACGGTGAGGAGGGCTACGCCCTCGTCGAGACCAACCCCTGA